AGGAGGCTGGAACCCGCCGCAATGGACCACGGAGTCTGGCACCATTATGGGGGAACAGACGAAAAAGACGGGGCTCACCTTTACTTTCAACATTCCGGCACAGGATGCTGATACGAAATTGAATCTGATGATGGTTTCATCGTCGGACGCTTTCCCGGATGTCATTACGACGTTAGGCCCGGATATGGGAAAGAAGCTGGTTGAAGCCGGCAAGGTTTGGGAATTGGAAGAATTCCTTACGAAATACGATCCGGAATCCCATTTGCTCAAAGATTTTCCTGAAGATGTCAAGCAGCAAATGATTAAACACTATGGCGGCTGGTACGCGATCGGAAGCCATATGACCAGCGATGACGCGAGAAAGGTATATCCGCCGTCAAGCGATTACTATACAGATGTAGCGAAGTATGCTGAAAATAAAGGCGTTTTGGTCAATGGGAATATTTTGAAAGAGGCCGGCATTGAACTTTCCGATCTCAGAACCGAGGAAGGCGTGCTCGCGGCTCTTAAGAAGGTAAAGGACATGAATCTGACGGTTGACGGCCAGCCTGTCATTCCACTTCAGATTCACGGCAAAAACTACCATGGCGAAACGCTCCAATTCCTGCATAGATCTTTTGGCGCGATGCCGATTGACAAGGACGGTAAATTTAGAAATATCTACATGTCTCCGGAAAACAAGCATGCCATTCAATTCCTGTTTAAGGCGGCCCAAGGCGGGTACTTCGATCCCGGCCAGATGACAACGGATGATGCGGCGATCGAAGCGAACCTCTTGTCCAAACGTGTGTTCATGTTCATCGGAGGGACGCCCAAAGGCAAATTTGATCAGCTTGATTTCTGGAAGTCGCCCGGTGTGATCTTATCGAGTGAAGGCACAAAGCCGGTGTTCATGTTCTGGTCCGAGCCGGGGCGCGGCTGGATGCAAACGCACATTTCCAAATCGACGAAGGAACCGGAAAAGTTGGCGAAATGGCTTAGCTATGCGACCAGTGACGAGGGGATGACGCTTAGTCACTTCGGTATCGAAGGCGTTGATTACACGAAAGACGACAAAGGTCTCATTACAAGAACGGATAAAGGAATTCAAGCTCTGAAGGACAGCACCAAAACGGCAATGGATATATTCTGGCAATTCACCAATATGGCATTCCTTGAACACGTGCAGCCTGCTCCGACAAAGAGGGAAGGCGCTGGCGGATTGATTGAGATGGAAGCGAAGACCGCTTACGGCAGATCACAGGAAGTCGTTCGATATGATGCTTCCGTACTGGATTTGCCCGGGGACTTCTTTGCACCCGGAAGCGCGAATGTGATGATCCGAAATCAAATCCAGCAATTTTATGAAGCTCAGGTTGCCAAGATGGTGCTCGCGAAGGATGAGGCAATGTTCAACGCACTCTACGACGAGTTTGTCACAAAGATGAAGGGATTGGGTGTTGAAAAACTTGATGCGGCGCTGGACGTAGAACTCCAGAAGAAGTCGAAAGAAATGGGCGTCACGGTGAAAGGCGTAAATTCATAATCGCATGATTTGAACGATGAATAGTGCCGAAGTGCATGTGCCTTTCTCTGCTGCACTTTGGCATTATCATTGCCTTGGGAGGGAGAAATGATGGCGAAGAGCGTCGATGAAGTACACATCCCATCAGAAAGAACGAAAAAAAGCAGAAAATCCTTCAGGCTCGGACACGATCTTCGAACACAGTTGGAGCTCAAGACGATGCTTTGGCCTGCAGTTATTCTGATTACAATATTTGACTTTGTCCCGATGTACGGGCTGTTGATGGCATTCAAGGCTTACGACCCCATCACCGGAATCAAAGGTATTTTTACGAGTCAATGGAACAATTTCGAGAACTTTCTGGGGGTTTTCTACCACTTTGAGTTTTGGCCTATGGTGAAAAATACGCTCGGAATCAATCTCTTGGGGTCGCTGATCGGGATCCCGGTAACACTGATTTTCGGACTGCTGTTAAACGAGATCAGGAATGCTAAGTTTAAATCGCTTATTCAGACCATCACGTATATGCCGCATTTTCTGTCCTGGGTTATTTTTGGCGGATTGTTTATTACGCTGCTCAATCCGGATGGCGGAATGGTCAATTATTTGCTTCTGAAGCTTGGCTTGATCGATGAGCCCATTCTGTTTTTGGGCGAACCCAAATATTTCTGGGGTATCGCCATCGGGACGAATTTATTGAAGGAAATCGGCTGGGGCGCTATTTTGTATTTGGCTGCCATGGCCGGCATCGACCAGTCTTTATATGAAGCTGCCGCCATCGACGGCGCGGGCCGGTTCAAACGGATGTGGCATATCACGCTGCCAGGCATTCTGCCTACTTTGATGATTCTAATCATCTTCGCCGTAAGCGGCATGCTAAACAATAACTTTACACAAATTTATGTCTTCCAAAATCCATTGAACTTGCCGACGAGTCAAGTTATCGATACTTTCGTGTATCAACAGGGGCTTAGACAGTTCCAGTTTGGTTCCGCCACGGCGATCGGGTTGATGAAAGCGGTGTTTGCATTGTTGCTGTTGCTTGGAGCTAACTATTTATCCAAGAAGCTGACAAAATCAGGTTTGTTTTAGACATATACGAATTACTTATAGGAGGTGTCCGTTATGGTCGGGGGCAGGAGCTGGGGAGACCGTATTTTTTCGGCATCGATTGTGATCGTCATGGTCATTGTGATGCTTCTGACATTGTATCCGTTTTGGTATTCGGTCGTGAACTCTTTGAACACAGGCGACGATCTTGTGCGCGGACCTATATTTCTATGGCCGAGGGAATTTACTTGGGCGAGCTGGCAGTCGGTGATGGCGGACCCGGGGATGCTTAAGGCTGCATGGATCAGCGGGTCGCGGACGGTGATTGTAACGGTTGTCTCTATCATGTATACGGCGATGTTTACGTACGCCTTTTCCCGTCCTTATTTAAAAGGGAAAGTAGTGTATGCGGTAATCGGCTTTACGAGCATGTACTTTAGCGGCGGGCTGATTCCTTCCTTTATGCTGATGAATTGGCTCGGGTTGTATGATTCCTACTGGGTTTACATCCTCCCCGGACTTTTTCTCGGATTTTGGAACGTCATTATTTTCAATGCAAATTTCAAGGCGATTCCCGATGCGTTGTTTGAATCGGCCAAGATGGATGGAGCGAATGAGTTCACCATATTCTTCCGAATCGTCGTTCCGTTATCGAAGCCGGTATTGGCCGCACTTTCGGTTTTCACGGCTGTCGGCGTATGGAACGATTACGGAGCGACGCTGTATTTTACTCAATCGCCTCACTTGCAGACGCTGCAATATTTAATCTTAAAGCTGCTTCAGTCGGCTGATGCGGTGAATCAGATGGCAAACATTGCTGGCAACAACAATCCTGCTGTCGCAGAGCTTTACTCCAGAGCGCAAGGCCATGGCATCGTTACGGCCCAAACCCTTCAGCTGGCGGCGATGGTCATCTCGTCAATTCCGATGATTATTATGTACCCGTTTGCGCAAAGGTTTTTTATTAAAGGCGTGCTGCTTGGTTCTATTAAAGGATAACGAGACAATCATGGGGCTGTATGGCCATTAACGCCGGGGACAAGAATACGGTTCGGAACGTAACATTCTGCGAAAGAAATACTGCAAGCGGTTGGGGAAGCAGGCGTGAAGCACATGGTCGGCTTCAATTACCGCTTCACTCCCGCCGTACAGCTTGTAAAGAAGCTGATTCAGGAAGGCAGGACCTAGGAAGGATTAGCATTTCCGCGGCCAGTTCCTGCAGGATGGAATCGTCGATCCGATTTTTTGCATTATTTGGAGGGGGAATGTAAAAGTGCGTGAAAGCGCTATTAGTTTTCTGATTTGCATGTTTAAACAGGAAACAATACTTTATAAGCGAAGTGCAGGCGTAAAGCGGTAAGCATATCTCTGCACAAGCCGCAGGCTTCTTTCTCAATTGCATGAAGGGGGTTTTTTTTTACCCTTAGAAAGTAGCTTTAAGAATTTCAGTTTCCCGTTGATATTATAATTAAATGGAGGAATGCATAATGGTTCAGAAAGGGCTTAGATTTGGAAATAGTCTTAAGCGTATGTTGTCTATATTTGTTTCCATTTGTTTAATGGCAACGTTCCTGCCTGTAGCGGCGGGAGCAGCTGCAGCGGAAACAACGGCTCAATCGTTGATGACGGATTATCAACCAACGATTCAAGAGGTCATCGATGCAAGCGGATTTAAACATCCCGGCATCGGACTTACCAAGGATTTTCTTGAAAATGTGAGGACACAGGTACGGGCGAAAAAAGAACCTTGGAATTCATATTTTAATCGAATGCTATTATCTGGGGCCGCTGCGAAGAACGTCGGATCAAGCATTCAGGGTGCGGATCCAACCAAGCCGAGAACTGTTGCGGTGAATAGTAAAGGCGCTTTTGTGACGGATGGGTTACTCGCGTATACGCAGGCACTTATGTATATTATTACCGGAGACGAAGTCTACCGGGCCAATGCCATGAGAATTATCCGACTTTGGGAGCAAATGGACCCCAATCAATATACGTATTTCACGGATTCTCACATTCATATGGGTATCCCTCTTAACCGGATGGTGACTGCGGCAGAAATATTGCGGTATTCCAGCACACAAAGCGATGCTCTGCAATGGACGGATAAGGATACTGCTGATTTTACGAATAACCTGATTACCCCGATGATTGAAACGTTTATGCATTTTAATGACAAATTCATGAACCAGCATCTTTATCCGCTGCTGGGGGCCATGTCGGGTTATATCTTTACCGGCAACAGAGACCGGTATAATGAGGGAGTCGAGTGGTTTACCGTCAACAAGACCGCTGTAGACCAGGGTCAAAACGGCGCCATTAAATCCTTGTTCAGATTGGTGGATACAAATGCTTTGACAGGAGAGAAAGTGGATCCCCCGGTCGTTCAGCATGTCGAAATGGGCCGGGATCAAGCTCATGGTGCCGGTGACATAACCAACATGGAAATATTAGCGCGTTTATTGCTTGCCCAGGGAACCAAAGTGGATCCGGTAGACGGAACTGCTTCGACAGCGCCGAATGCTGTAGGACCTTACGAATTTCTGGATAACCGCATCTTGAAGGCTGCCGACTTTTTTGGCCGTTTCATGTTGGGTTATGATACGCCATGGATACCTGTCGCGGCGCATACGGATGCCAATGGAAATCCGACTGTTATTTACAAACAACTGAAAGAAGGATATCGGGGAAGAATTGGCGGTAACGTATATGACCTTTACTATTACTATAAATACACCGCAGGAGTAAACATGGAGGTAGAGGCTCCGTACTTTACCGAAATGTTCAACAAAAGACATTATTTCTATTGGGAGTCTCCGGACGGAGGGGCGGATTATTGGCTTTATATCCCTAAAGAGGCCGAAGCCGAGGGTACGCAAACTCTACCGAAACCTGTAACAGATTCAAATTTGCGGGAAATTGAAGATCGATACACCAAATTTGACAATAATTCCACGACAATGCAAGAGGGAGATACTTCTTTCGTCAGGATGACGGCAACGGAAGAGGGAAGCAAAATTGCGCTTGTGGCTTCGAGCACCGGTGAGAAAACCATTGGGTTCAAGATCCGGACCAATGGGACAGCCAAGCTGGAAGTGATTGGTGGAATTAACGATACATTGGCGCTGCCGGACACGAAGGGGCAGTGGCGATATGTGACCTATAAGATGAATAATTTCCAGTTTTTTGGGGACCTTGTTTATTTCAAAGTAAAAGGAGCCGGCACTACGGTCGACATTGACCACATCAATGTAAGCGCAGGAACACAGCTGACGCCGCCGGTGTTCCATGCAGGAATCGCGCCATTAAATTTATTTGTCTATGTCGGTTCTGAGGCACCGGTCAAATTCGATTTTTCGGCAGTAGACGCGAATGCAGCTGATGTCGTATCCTATCAGATCGATAATAAACCTGAGGGCGCTGTCTTGAATGAGAGCACCGGCGCATTTACCTGGAAGCCGACGCAAGCTGGAACCTATTCGTTTGTTGTGAGTGCGTCGGACGGAACCACGGTTGTAATGAAGGACGTTAAGATTGTCGTAACGAATGACCGGAAATCCGCAGTAGCAGCAGTAGTTAGTCCATATAATCCAAATACAAGTTATATTTTGTCAACTTTTGATTACTTTAAAATCGTGTATGCAGATGTAATGAATCAAATCTCAAGCGCATCCGATGATGCTTTCTATCAGCTATTGATTGATTTGAATAGTGCGGTTCAGAGTCTGAAAGAACTGAATCCATTATTACAAGATGGAAGCATGAATTTCCTGGATATGTTTGCAAGTTCCACCTTTGGAACAGCAGTCGCCACCCTTTCGGATAACAATAGTGATAGTTTTGTATGTTTTTGCGTAGCTCAGAATTTGACTCATTACATGGATTTCGGTCCGAATTATAAAATTTCGGCAAATGCCTTCGAGCTGCAGGTAAGAGTCAGTTTTCCTGATCGTATAGGCGGTGCGGCCATCTTCGGATCCAACGATAAATTGAATTGGACAAGGTTAACCCCCGGCCTGACAACGTATACGGAAGATATGCAAAGACTTGAGGTGCAGGACGATCTCAAAAATCAGCAATTCCGCTTCCTGAAAATACAAATCATTGAGCCGGGGCCCACCCCGATTTCAAACATACCAATGCTCGAAGTGGCCGAATTCAGAATCCATGGAGAGCGCCACGATATGGTAACCCAAATTCCGGGAACGATTGCCGAAGCGCTGGCGGAAGCGGCGAAGCTGCCTGCCGAAGATTATACGAAACAAAGCTATTACCTGTTCCAGAAAGAATTGGAATATGTGAAGAGCGCCGTCGGCAACTCCGATTATACCGAGCAAGAGCTGATTAACGAACTTTATGACGCCCGTAATTTGTTGGTGCCGTACACGACGTCGCTGTATTCGTTCGAAGGAAACGCAAAGAATACGTTTGGTTCTTCTTCGTCCACCGATGGAGCCGTGTTTGGAACCGCAGCTTACGCAGCAGGAAAGGTCGGGCAAGCGATCAGCTTGAACGGCACGGATAGCTACATGATGCTGCCGGCAACGCAGCCTTTGTCCGCTTACAACGAGATCACCCTCGCAACCTGGGTGAATTGGAATGGAAGCAGCCAGTGGCAGCGGATCTTCGACTTTGGCAACAATAGCAATCAATACATGTTACTTTCGCCGAGATCGGGCAGTAACAAGCTGCGTTTCGAGATCAAGAACGGCGGCAGCGCGCAAGGTGTGGAAACGGCGCAATTGCCGGCCAATCAATGGGTGCATGTGGCGATAACGCTGGGTAACGGCACGGCGAAGCTGTATGTGAACGGCACGCTGAAGGCAACGTCGAGCGGTGTCACGATCAAGCCTAGCGATTTCCAGCCTGGCTCGAACTACATAGGCAAGAGCCAGTTTGCCACCGATCCGCTGTTTAACGGCATGATCGACGAATTCCGCATATACAATCGCGTCTTGAGCGATGCCGAGATTGGGGCCGTATATAACCAGACAGGATATGGGGCTGACAAGAGCTTGCTCACGTTCTTGCTGGATCAAGCTGCTGCAGCAGGCAATGCCGGCATCTATACGGCTGACAGCGTACAAGCTTTGCAGGAGGCTATCCCTGCGGCGCAAGCTATAGCCTCCGATACCGGCGCAAGCCAGGCTCAGGTTGACGACGCAGCTGACAACTTGCGGGCTGCTTACGATGGTCTGGTTTACCAACCGGGCGTTCCGGCGATCGCTCCTGTCATGGACAAAACCCTTATAGCGGGCAATCAGCTTGCCATAAAGCTTCATCTGTTAAATTCCGTTGCCGGCACCGTATTCAGTGTCAGCGGACTGCCGCAAGGAGCGGTTTTCGATGCGGATAAGAGTACCGTCGTCTGGACGCCGAACAAAACGCAGGGGGGATTCTACAACGTAATCTTAACCGCTGAAGCAAACGGAGGGGCAACTTCCCGCACCGTTAAGCTTACCGTCAAAGGTCAACCGGTCATCGCCCCGGGTGGAACTGTGGAGCTTACTTCTAGACAACCGTTTACGTATCAGGTGAAAGCAACGGATCCTACGGGGATGGCGTTGACTTACAGCGCTGCCAAGCTGCCTTCGGGCGCGGCGTTCGATCCGGTCACGGGCGTGTTCACATGGACCCCGACTCATGCGAATTACGGCGACAACATTGTCACCTTTATAGTGAGCAACGGCTTATATAAGATCAGCCAAACGGTTGATTTAAAGGTCAATTTCGGTATCCTGCCGCCTGATGATTATACCAAGGGCAGTTATTATCTGTACTATAAGGAAGCGGAGCGAATCCTAGCGGCGATCGCTTTGCCTGGTGCCGATAATGATGTGCTTGTCGCTGAACTGATCCAGGCCGAAGGCTTGCTTGTTCGCGTCCCTCTGTCGCTTTATTCGTTTGAAGGCAATGCACAAAATTCATTCGGGTCGACAACCGCTGCTCTTGCCGGAAACGCTGCTTACGCGGCAGGAAGCGTCGGGCAGGCGATCAGCTTGAACGGTACGGACAGCTATGTTGCACTGCCCGCGGCGCATCCACTATCCACCTACGACGAGATCACGTTGACAACCTCGGTGTATTGGAATGGAAGCAGCCAATGGCAGCGGATTTTCGATTTCGGAAACAACACCAATCAGTACATGTTCCTTACGCCGAGATCGGGCGGCAATACGCTGCGTTTCGCGATCAAGAACGGCGGCGGCGAACAATTCGTGGAAACGTTGCAGCTTGCAACGGGGCAATGGGCACATGTGGCGGTGACGCTCGGCGGCGGCACGGCGAAGCTGTACGTGAACGGCGATCTGAAGGCGACCAAAAGCGGCTTCACGATCAAGCCGAGCGATTTTAAACCGAGCAAAAACTATATTGGCAAGAGCCAATTTTCTGACCCGTTGTTCAATGGGATGATCGACGAATTCCAAATTTACAACTATGCCTTGAGCGCGGAAGAAATCCAGGCTGTCATGAACAGTACGGCAACACAGTGGACTGACAAAACTTTAATCCCGGTCTTGCTCGAAGAAGCCGGCGCTGTTGATACCGAGCTGTACAAAGAAGAGAGCTTACAAGCGCTTCAGGCGGAAGTATCGAACGCTCAATCGGTATACAACAATGCAGATGCGACACAAGAAGAGATCGATGCGACGGCTGCAAGTCTGCTTGCGGCGCTCGAAGGGCTGCAGTGGAAAGACATCACTGCTTCACTGGATCCTGCAGCACCAAGCGGTAAGAACGGCTGGTATACGTCCCCGGTCACGGTGACGCTGTCTCCCGCGGAAATTGCAAAATACAGTCTGGACGGCGGAGTCACCTGGGCAGTATACGGCGCGCCTGTCACTCTGGACACAGACGGAACGCATCAGGTTCAGTACCGCCGTTCCGTCAATTCGGGAGAAGCCAAAAATCTGGAGATCAAGATCGACCGTACTGCACCGGTCGTTCAGATAACAGGTGCGGCATCGTACACGATCGACCAGGATGTCGCCATTACGTGCAGCGCGACCGATGTTATTTCGAGCGTATATGGTGCTCCGTGCGGGGCACCGCTGATACAAGCCAAGGCATATACGCTGTCTGCGGGCCAGAATACGGTATCGGTTATGGCAGGGGATATGGCGGGCAATCAGACGGCAGCCGACCACACGTTTACGGTGATGGTCACGTTTGACAGCTTGAAGACCGTGACGAACGTATTCCTGCAGGAGACGAATGCCAAAGCATCGGATTCCATGGCCAAATCGCTGAATCAAAAGCTGGACCATGCGAAAGCTGCGGCCGGCCAAGGAAAAATGGACGCAGCGAAGAGCATGATGGCCGACTATATCAAACAGGTAACGGACCAAACCGGGAAATTTTTCACGCAAGAGCAAGCGGATATTCTGATCCGCTGGGCTCAGATTCTCGTATATCAACCAGGATATGCGGGTTAAGCCGGTATTCGATCCGGCTTCGGATATTCTCATGACTAATGCGCGATATTGGACTTGAAAAAGTCCGTGCAGAAGTAATCAAGCAAGTCCAAGCGTAGCTTGATGCAGGAGGAAAGTAAGCGGAAAGTTTTATCTTGAAGGATGTACAATTAATCAACCCCCCATACTTTTATTAGAAGCATGGGGGTTTCTATTAGGAATGGTGTTGACGATGGAGATCAACTGGAAACAATGTGAAAATGACAATAGCTACAGGTATTCAACACCATCATCTTGATCCGTTTGCGTTGGCTTTTTTCGAGGATTGGCTCGAGCTGGCCGCGCTCACCGGTAACTCTGGCGGGTAATTTCGTTATTTGGCGAGCATGCATATAACATTGAATTCTATTAAAAGGAGAATTTACTTCCGCGGAATATTGGTATGGCGTACTCCGAAAGGGAGGTGAGGCAAGACAAGAGTATACGAAGCAAGATTGGGAAAGAAGAATCACTCAAAAAAAAGGAGGAGAAAAGTCGAATGAAAGGTTACATATGTGACGTATTCAAACGAGTAAAGAAAACGAAACGACAAGCCGGAAGGGTCTTGATTATTCTCTTGATCGCCGCGTTGATTCTACAGGTGATAGGACCGGTGCCGGGCGCGACGGTGCAAGCGGCGGAGGATCCATCCGCGAACGGTTATTTGGACAAGCTTGATTTCGGCAATAACGGTTCTGAAAGCGCTCACAACTTCAAGGACGCCTTTACGAGCGTGATTACCGGTTTCATGGGCGAAACAGCCCGTGTGTCGAATATTCGCGCAGCTGATGGGGTCGGGGGGGAGTTGACTTTTACAATGAAAGTCGATCCGTATCTCCGCAACTATTTCACCGTGAAATTTTCGGGGGAAGAATCGTCCACCTCCAACGAAATGATTCATATTAACGGGGAGCAGATTGGATATACCACTAATGGGGATTATGAACCCATTAACACAGGATGGGTGCTTCCGAACCGCTTTTTTTACAAAACGATCATGCTTCCGCTGGAATCAACGGTTGGGAAGGATACGGTCGAGATCACGATTAAATCCCATCCCTGGAACAGTATGACGACTGAATCAAGGGGCTATTATAATGCCTATACTCATACACAAGCCTATATTCATGCGGATGGGGAAAAGCAGGGCTATAAATTCAAGCCCGATCAGAATCCGGATAACATGCTGGCGCCGGATCTGACGGATGCGGAGAAACAGGCTCTGATCAATGACTACCTGCAAGAGCAGGTTAATCTGTTTAACAATTTATCGGCCAAAGTGGATGGAAGCGCTGGCGGCAAGTTGGCGATCCACAAATATATTGAAGAGCTAAAATTTTACGCCAACGTGTTGAAGTACGATTGGTCTCCGGCGCAGACGCCGGAGGAGAAAAGAGCGGCGCTTCAGCGCATATTCAAGACGATCGATAACCATGTGAAAGATTATTACGGCAATACGAGACTAGTGCTGCGCGGCGGACATCAGGGCGACTGGGGCGGTTATTATATGGCGCTTGGCGAAGCGCTGTACATCGTCGAAAATCTGATCAAAGACGATTCCGTTTATGGGGAAGCAGCGTTTAATGAGTTTCTAGATGAGCCGTTCGTAACCGGAACGACCGAAGGGGAGTATTCTCTTGGGGGAGTGGATTGGGACGGAGGCGAGCTGACGCGCCGTGAAGCGTGGGAACGGGTGATGAAAGCGAACTTCGACTTTGCCCGTGCGCGGCTTTCCTATATTTATAACCAGGTAATTTATACGTACGAAGGTGCGTGGAAATCTCACGAGGGGCTGCGCATCATCGGCTCGCCATTCTTTGAAGGCAAAGAGCGCAGTCACCGAATCCTGCTTGAAACTTTGGGGGTCAAGCCATTCCTGGGCGAAGAGGTGCTGGTTGGTCCCGGCGGCGAAGAACTGGATTTGTATCATTCCCTGTTCAAACATGACGGACAGGCGCAGTTCACGGACGATTTCGTCCACATTGTCGGTAAGGGGCTGGCGGGGAGCAAGCTGGACGCGGAAGGCAACGTTGTTAGAAGACTGCCTTACGGCAAGCATTATACCGGCTTAACCGAGGCTGGACTTACAAGGGAAAACGGTTATGTAGCCAACTACGGCGAGGCCGCCAACTATCTTTTGGTTTATTTCTATAAAACGCTCGGCCACGCCGGCGACGAAGAGGTTAACGACGAAATCCTGAAAGCGGCGCTTACATCCATCCACGCCCGCGGATTTGTCCGTTATCAGTCATTGGATGGCGACGGTAAAAGAATCATGAGAGCGGAACAAGTGACCGATGAGCGAAATCAAAGCTTTACCGGCTTCATGGCATACGGTGCGAGAACCGGCAGAGGAATGAGCTTGCAGTTCGCATCCCTGGAAATGGCGATGGCCGGGAACGAGCAAAGATACAGCGGTCCGGAGTGGGACAAGTACTGGCAATATGCGGGAGAAGCGGTCGGTTTCGTGCAGCAGCAGCTTGCGGATCGCCAGCTGTTGCATGTGAAAGACTTCGGATATAGAGGAAGCATGAGCGGAGTAAATTTTCTGCTTGAAGAAACCTATCATTACATCACGGGAGGCCGGGCCGATTACGGCCGATTCGGCGGTAATGCGATGGCTGGGGTTGTTCTTCCGCAAACGGATTTCGACGTCTACAAACCGGAAGAAATTGCCGCGCTCGGAGTCAATCCGGACGACTATGAGCAGTTTGCATGGACGGATATCGACAATATGTACGTGTCGGTAAAAGACGGCGATTTCAGAATGTTCGGCGAGTTGAATTTCCGCAATCGCGGCATGGCAAGCAACGGACGCCTTCATGTGATCAAAGACAATT
This is a stretch of genomic DNA from Paenibacillus sp. sptzw28. It encodes these proteins:
- a CDS encoding LamG-like jellyroll fold domain-containing protein, which produces MVQKGLRFGNSLKRMLSIFVSICLMATFLPVAAGAAAAETTAQSLMTDYQPTIQEVIDASGFKHPGIGLTKDFLENVRTQVRAKKEPWNSYFNRMLLSGAAAKNVGSSIQGADPTKPRTVAVNSKGAFVTDGLLAYTQALMYIITGDEVYRANAMRIIRLWEQMDPNQYTYFTDSHIHMGIPLNRMVTAAEILRYSSTQSDALQWTDKDTADFTNNLITPMIETFMHFNDKFMNQHLYPLLGAMSGYIFTGNRDRYNEGVEWFTVNKTAVDQGQNGAIKSLFRLVDTNALTGEKVDPPVVQHVEMGRDQAHGAGDITNMEILARLLLAQGTKVDPVDGTASTAPNAVGPYEFLDNRILKAADFFGRFMLGYDTPWIPVAAHTDANGNPTVIYKQLKEGYRGRIGGNVYDLYYYYKYTAGVNMEVEAPYFTEMFNKRHYFYWESPDGGADYWLYIPKEAEAEGTQTLPKPVTDSNLREIEDRYTKFDNNSTTMQEGDTSFVRMTATEEGSKIALVASSTGEKTIGFKIRTNGTAKLEVIGGINDTLALPDTKGQWRYVTYKMNNFQFFGDLVYFKVKGAGTTVDIDHINVSAGTQLTPPVFHAGIAPLNLFVYVGSEAPVKFDFSAVDANAADVVSYQIDNKPEGAVLNESTGAFTWKPTQAGTYSFVVSASDGTTVVMKDVKIVVTNDRKSAVAAVVSPYNPNTSYILSTFDYFKIVYADVMNQISSASDDAFYQLLIDLNSAVQSLKELNPLLQDGSMNFLDMFASSTFGTAVATLSDNNSDSFVCFCVAQNLTHYMDFGPNYKISANAFELQVRVSFPDRIGGAAIFGSNDKLNWTRLTPGLTTYTEDMQRLEVQDDLKNQQFRFLKIQIIEPGPTPISNIPMLEVAEFRIHGERHDMVTQIPGTIAEALAEAAKLPAEDYTKQSYYLFQKELEYVKSAVGNSDYTEQELINELYDARNLLVPYTTSLYSFEGNAKNTFGSSSSTDGAVFGTAAYAAGKVGQAISLNGTDSYMMLPATQPLSAYNEITLATWVNWNGSSQWQRIFDFGNNSNQYMLLSPRSGSNKLRFEIKNGGSAQGVETAQLPANQWVHVAITLGNGTAKLYVNGTLKATSSGVTIKPSDFQPGSNYIGKSQFATDPLFNGMIDEFRIYNRVLSDAEIGAVYNQTGYGADKSLLTFLLDQAAAAGNAGIYTADSVQALQEAIPAAQAIASDTGASQAQVDDAADNLRAAYDGLVYQPGVPAIAPVMDKTLIAGNQLAIKLHLLNSVAGTVFSVSGLPQGAVFDADKSTVVWTPNKTQGGFYNVILTAEANGGATSRTVKLTVKGQPVIAPGGTVELTSRQPFTYQVKATDPTGMALTYSAAKLPSGAAFDPVTGVFTWTPTHANYGDNIVTFIVSNGLYKISQTVDLKVNFGILPPDDYTKGSYYLYYKEAERILAAIALPGADNDVLVAELIQAEGLLVRVPLSLYSFEGNAQNSFGSTTAALAGNAAYAAGSVGQAISLNGTDSYVALPAAHPLSTYDEITLTTSVYWNGSSQWQRIFDFGNNTNQYMFLTPRSGGNTLRFAIKNGGGEQFVETLQLATGQWAHVAVTLGGGTAKLYVNGDLKATKSGFTIKPSDFKPSKNYIGKSQFSDPLFNGMIDEFQIYNYALSAEEIQAVMNSTATQWTDKTLIPVLLEEAGAVDTELYKEESLQALQAEVSNAQSVYNNADATQEEIDATAASLLAALEGLQWKDITASLDPAAPSGKNGWYTSPVTVTLSPAEIAKYSLDGGVTWAVYGAPVTLDTDGTHQVQYRRSVNSGEAKNLEIKIDRTAPVVQITGAASYTIDQDVAITCSATDVISSVYGAPCGAPLIQAKAYTLSAGQNTVSVMAGDMAGNQTAADHTFTVMVTFDSLKTVTNVFLQETNAKASDSMAKSLNQKLDHAKAAAGQGKMDAAKSMMADYIKQVTDQTGKFFTQEQADILIRWAQILVYQPGYAG